From a single Osmerus mordax isolate fOsmMor3 chromosome 6, fOsmMor3.pri, whole genome shotgun sequence genomic region:
- the dnali1 gene encoding axonemal dynein light intermediate polypeptide 1: protein MIPPADSLLKYDNPVLVSKNTEKKSPKARPLKVSPQQPPLTGPVPPPPKPKTPSADGNKQQTEEILNAILPPREWMETNQLWVQQVSSTPCTRMDVVHLQEQLDLKLQQRQARETGICPVRRELYSQCFDELIRQVTINCAERGLLLLRVRDEIRMTIAAYQTLYESSVAFGMRKALQAEQGKSDMEKRISDLEDEKRDLERQVNEQKDKCDAIEKREKERRQVEEKKHTEEIQFLKRTNQQLKAQLEGIIAPKK, encoded by the exons ATGATTCCCCCGGCCGATTCTCTGCTGAAATATGATAATCCAGTTTTAGTGAGCAAAAATACAGAAAAGAAGTCACCAAAG GCACGACCATTGAAAGTGAGCCCCCAGCAACCTCCTCTAACAGGTCCTGTCCCACCTCCACCCAAACCAAAAACCCCATCCGCGGACGGCAACAAGCAGCAAACGGAGGAGATTCTTAATGCTATCCTTCCTCCCAG AGAATGGATGGAGACTAACCAGCTGTGGGTGCAGCAGGTGTCCAGCACACCTTGCACCCGGATGGACGTGGTGcacctgcaggagcagctggacCTGAAGCTGCAGCAGAGACAGGCCAGGGAGACTGGCATCTGTCCTGTCCGCAGGGAACTCTACTCTCAGTGCTTTG ATGAGTTGATCAGACAGGTGACCATAAACTGTGCTGAGAGAGGCCTGCTGCTGTTGAGGGTGAGAGATGAGATCAGGATGACCATCGCTGCTTACCAGACTCTGTACGAGAGCAGCGTGGCCTTCGGGATGAGGAAGGCCCTGCAGGCAGAGCAGGGCAAGTCTGACATGGAGAAAAGG ATTTCCGATCTGGAGGATGAGAAGCGGGACCTGGAGAGGCAGGTGAACGAGCAGAAGGACAAGTGTGACGCCatcgagaagagagagaaggagaggcggcaggtggaggagaagaagcaCACCGAGGAGATCCAGTTCCTGAAACGCACCAACCAGCAGCTCAAG GCCCAGTTGGAGGGGATCATTGCTCCCAAgaagtga
- the gnl2 gene encoding nucleolar GTP-binding protein 2 translates to MVKPGFKGRSTINPSSASSNPDRPKGAAGSHMRDRATVKRLNMYRQKQRCNDRGQVVKRLQYQSTVAPGTVARVEPNIKWFANTRVIKQSSLQRFQDEMGAVKKDPYRVVMKQSKLPMSLLHDRVKAHNAKVHILDTEGFGTTFGPKAQRKRPSLLVGDVKDLADKAQASAQTYSSENDRDLVVEDTGVRDEVREEIFKKGQSKRIWGELYKVIDSSDVVIQVLDARDPLGTRSQSIETYIKKEKHWKHLIFVLNKCDLIPAWVTKRWVAVLSQEYPTLAFHASLTNSFGKGSLIQLLRQFGKLHTDKKQISVGFIGYPNVGKSSVINTLRSKKVCNVAPLAGETKVWQYITLMRRIFLIDCPGVVYPSEDSESDIVLKGVVQVEKIKNPEEHIAAVLERAKPEYIQKTYRIPSWTSAEDFLEKMAFRTGKLLKGGEPDLPTVSKMVLNDWQRGRIPFFVKPPGPEGEPQVKELPLKETSSAEQEEEQQEEVKEEVQEMEQVGEASASSEQQAQQQRQRRKQEQLHKILSSVRQNFGKIHVVPEFNEEDLVPVETDDLDLADLSGSEEEEEEEEEREEEEGKVEDAGLAPGEGDAETSTSVPGQRPAKADKSSRQVIRELDDKIAKYKQFLDRAKTKRFSGIRVSKEFSDSVLTDMKAKQEATAQAQLKAAIQRSKKRKAEEEEEQKRPSQPTKLTSKQRRAMDRAKKAKKVGARYYETHNVKNKNKNRKLPPAATEGKKAKRSKR, encoded by the exons ATGGTGAAGCCAGGGTTCAAGGGGAGAAGCACGATAAATCCCTCGTCGGCCAGCAGCAACCCTG ATCGGCCCAAGGGTGCCGCGGGGAGCCACATGAGGGACCGTGCCACTGTCAAGCGGCTCAACATGTACCGGCAGAAACAACGATG CAACGACCGAGGCCAGGTCGTGAAGCGGCTCCAGTACCAGTCCACCGTCGCCCCTGGAACGGTGGCCAGAGTGGAGCCAAACATCAAGTGGTTCG CTAACACCCGGGTGATCAAGCAGTCGTCGCTGCAGAGGTTCCAGGACGAGATGGGAGCAGTGAAGAAGGACCCGTATCGTGTGGTGATGAAGCAGAGCAAGCTGCCCATGTCCCTGCTGCACGACAGAGTCAAGGCCCAT AACGCCAAGGTGCACATCCTGGACACGGAGGGCTTCGGGACCACGTTCGGGCCCAAGGCCCAGCGGAAGAGGCCCAGTCTGCTGGTGGGGGATGTGAAGGACCTGGCGGATAAGGCCCAGGCCTCGGCCCAGACCTACAGCTCCGAAAACGACAGGGACCTGGTCGTCGAGGACACAGGGGTCAG GGACGAGGTTCGTGAGGAGATCTTCAAGAAGGGTCAGTCCAAGAGGATCTGGGGCGAGCTGTACAAG GTGATCGACTCCTCTGACGTGGTCATCCAGGTGCTAGACGCCCGCGACCCCCTAGGGACGCGTTCCCAGAGCATTGAGACCTACATCAAGAAGGAGAAGCACTGGAAGCATCTCATCTTCGTGCTCAACAAATGTGACCTCATCCCGGCCTGGGTCACA aaGCGCTGGGTAGCTGTGCTGTCCCAGGAATACCCCACGCTGGCGTTCCATGCCAGCCTCACCAACTCCTTCGGAAAGGGCTCCCTGATCCAGCTGCTCCGGCAGTTTGGAAAG CTCCACACAGACAAGAAGCAGATCAGTGTGGGTTTCATCGGGTATCCGAACGTGGGGAAGAGCTCCGTCATCAACACGCTGCGCTCCAAGAAGGTCTGCAACGTGGCCCCGCTCGCCGGGGAAACCAAG GTGTGGCAGTACATCACGCTGATGCGCCGTATCTTCCTGATCGACTGCCCCGGTGTGGTCTACCCCTCCGAGGACAGCGAGAGCGACATCGTGCTGAAGGGAGTG GTCCAAGTGGAGAAGATCAAGAACCCGGAGGAGCACATAGCAGCAGTGCTAGAGCGGGCCAAGCCAGAGTACATCCAGAAGACGTACCGCATCCCTTCCTGGACGTCCGCTGAAGACTTCCTGGAGAAGATGGCCTTCCGTACGGGGAAACTGCTCAAG gggGGGGAGCCAGACCTGCCCACCGTGTCTAAGATGGTGCTGAATGACTGGCAGAGGGGACGTATCCCCTTCTTCGTGAAGCCTCCTGGACCAGAGGGAGAACCTCAG GTGAAGGAGCTGCCTCTGAAGGAGACCTCTAgtgcagagcaggaggaggagcagcaggaggaggtgaaggaggaggtgcaggagatggagcaggtTGGCGAGGCATCCGCGTCATCagagcagcaggcccagcagcagCGTCAGAGACGCAAGCAGGAACAGCTCCACAAGATCCTGTCCTCCGTGCGGCAGAACTTCGGCAAGATCCACGTGGTGCCCGAGTTCAACGAGGAAGACCTGGTTCCCGTGGAGACGGACGACCTCGACCTGGCTGACCTCTCAGgctccgaggaggaggaggaggaggaagaggagagggaggaagaggaggggaaagtgGAGGATGCAGGGCTGGCGCCTGGAGAAGGGGATGCAGAGACGTCCACCAGTGTCCCCGGCCAGCGTCCTGCCAAAGCAGACAAGAGTTCACGGCAGGTGATCCGAGAGCTGGACGACAAGATCGCCAAGTACAAGCAGTTCCTGGATCGGGCCAAGACCAAGCGCTTCTCAGGCATCAG ggtctccaaggagTTCTCTGACTCAGTGCTCACTGACATGAAAGCAAAGCAGGAGGCCACGGCTCAAGCCCAGCTGAAAG CTGCCATCCAGAGGAGCAAGAAGAGgaaagcggaggaggaggaggagcagaaacgGCCCTCTCAGCCCACCAAACTAACGTCCAAGCAG agGAGAGCGATGGATCGTGCGAAGAAGGCGAAGAAGGTGGGGGCGCGTTATTACGAAACACACAACGTCAAGAACAAGAACAAGAACAGAAAGCTGCCGCCAGCGGCCACAGAGGGCAAGAAGGCCAAGAGATCAAAGCGCTAG
- the snip1 gene encoding smad nuclear-interacting protein 1: protein MDKERRHRRVESPVRESKVKIKQEKVSPPRPHRSRRSRSGSNDRSSSPPPQRRRTSRSPARTGDRSPGSRDRASGRRNSRSPRNKRSGSPPRGDDNAKIKREREEHRGADDRRRRERNDPPQERRSRWETDSRSQERERERPRERGGERPRERDEQAFQHQQADRQQHDDRRRENRRRFEEGGEEQAFGQPQEREGSASPPVDKEKPNFGLSGALTEDTNTFRGVVIKYNEPPEARIPKRRWRLYPFKNDEPLPVMYIHRQSAYLLGRQRKIADIPIDHPSCSKQHAVFQYRLVEFTRSDGTSGRRVKPYIIDLGSGNGTYLNNQRIEAQRYYELKEKDVLKFGFSSREYVILHETSDTAEVDAKQEEEEDDGLDE from the exons ATGGACAAGGAGAGACGGCATAGAAGGGTAGAATCCCCGGTGCGCGAGTCTAAAGTAAAAATCAAACAGGAAAAAGTCAGTCCTCCTAGGCCACACCGATCACGCCGCTCCAGGTCTGGATCCAACGACCGTAGCTCCAGTCCGCCGCCGCAGAGGAGACGAACTAGCAG GTCACCGGCCAGGACAGGGGACCGCTCGCCAGGTTCAAGGGACAGGGCTTCGGGGAGACGAAACAGCAGATCACCCAGAAATAAGAGGAGTGGAAGCCCTCCCCGCGGAGATGATAACGCCAAGATAAAGCGG GAACGAGAGGAGCACCGAGGCGCTGACGATCGCAGGAGACGCGAACGTAATGATCCTCCTCAGGAGCGGAGGAGCCGGTGGGAGACGGACTCCCGatcccaggagagggagagggagcggccgagggagcggggaggagagagaccccgGGAGAGAGACGAGCAGGCATTCCAGCACCAGCAGGCAGATCGACAGCAACATGACGACAGACGCAGAGAGAACCGGCGCAGGTTtgaggagggcggggaggagCAAGCCTTCGGTCAACCCCAGGAGAGGGAAGGCAGCGCCTCCCCTCCCGTGGACAAGGAAAAGCCCAACTTTGGACTGTCTGGGGCCCTGACGGAAGATACCAACACCTTCAGAGGGGTGGTGATCAAGTACAACGAGCCCCCAGAGGCTCGCATCCCCAAGCGCCGGTGGAGACTGTACCCCTTCAAGAACGACGAGCCTCTCCCAGTGATGTACATCCACAGGCAGAGTGCCTACCTGCTGGGCAGGCAGAGGAAGATTGCCGACATCCCCATCGACCACCCCTCCTGCTCTAAGCAGCACGCTGTCTTTCAGTACAG GCTGGTGGAGTTCACACGCTCGGACGGCACCTCGGGCCGGAGGGTGAAGCCCTACATCATCGACCTGGGCTCTGGCAACGGCACCTACCTGAACAACCAGCGCATCGAGGCCCAGCGCTACTACGAGCTCAAGGAGAAGGACGTGCTCAAGTTCGGCTTCAGCAGCCGCGAGTACGTCATCCTGCACGAGACCTCGGACACGGCCGAGGTGGACgccaagcaggaggaggaggaggacgacggGCTGGACGAGTAA